From Cognatishimia activa, one genomic window encodes:
- a CDS encoding c-type cytochrome, with protein sequence MKILPLILAAILAFAGIAAAHQGVKDAKVEAWMHSMSQAGQASKVLGAMAKGNASYDEQKAEGAKSILIDVAAEIPALFESQAIDPVSEALPAIWEDFEDFTSKAEQMKIAADALDVSSAEAISAGIRSLGRSCGGCHRSYRK encoded by the coding sequence ATGAAAATTTTGCCCCTAATACTTGCAGCCATTTTGGCTTTCGCAGGGATCGCTGCGGCCCATCAGGGCGTCAAAGACGCGAAAGTAGAAGCATGGATGCATTCCATGAGCCAAGCCGGGCAGGCCAGCAAGGTACTTGGGGCGATGGCAAAGGGAAATGCCAGCTATGATGAGCAGAAAGCAGAAGGTGCCAAATCGATACTGATCGACGTGGCCGCAGAAATTCCTGCGCTTTTTGAATCTCAAGCCATTGATCCGGTCAGCGAGGCCTTGCCAGCGATCTGGGAAGATTTTGAAGATTTCACATCGAAAGCAGAGCAAATGAAAATTGCTGCGGATGCGCTCGATGTGAGTAGTGCCGAAGCGATTTCGGCGGGAATTCGTTCACTTGGTCGCAGTTGCGGTGGATGCCATCGGAGCTATCGCAAATAA